One Microcaecilia unicolor chromosome 4, aMicUni1.1, whole genome shotgun sequence genomic region harbors:
- the LOC115468180 gene encoding uncharacterized protein LOC115468180: protein MALFGKVLEPVGYLQSMKSMVLGIESYLQGTAKAEELEFVRKNLDAIDRQLASGKGLMHDADVVYCEDNITVVYYQLGMVVRANEQFTKKETEVFLQHVADYKIERQLNALYNRLLGVSVLANQTTLLEQVILDHKPRRWEMLAFCEKINFVIGTGLLCLFTHSSLTGRDTALMMSRWSEKMEALYKRMKAVSYECVHYFKEQAKEDIEKFLEKKEKLKNDEIASGILKKLEKNYDWLKWSVMVSNSSEESSQEILVRGNFISARQECGLHVVACYNESPSFLDKNKIHLLIGDLEWKIPNPPPDVYANIEANPDYAKTYLAQRMLQKLGEGLGEGITVHAVPGKLDMKCNFPQATFVLHEYKHRLATGTVCIFG from the coding sequence ATGGCATTGTTTGGGAAAGTGCTAGAACCCGTAGGATACCTGCAGTCAATGAAGTCCATGGTGCTGGGTATTGAGTCATACTTGCAAGGCACTGCCAAGGCTGAGGAACTGGAGTTTGTCCGAAAAAACTTGGATGCCATTGACAGACAGCTGGCCTCTGGGAAAGGCCTGATGCATGATGCAGATGTAGTATACTGCGAAGACAACATCACTGTGGTGTACTACCAGTTAGGCATGGTTGTTCGAGCCAATGAGCAATTCACAAAAAAAGAGACAGAGGTCTTTCTGCAGCATGTTGCAGATTATAAAATTGAGAGGCAACTAAATGCCTTGTACAACCGACTGCTGGGGGTCTCTGTCCTGGCCAATCAAACCACACTGCTGGAACAGGTAATATTGGATCACAAGCCACGCCGGTGGGAGATGTTGGCCTTCTGTGAGAAAATCAACTTCGTGATTGGGACTGGTCTTCTCTGTCTCTTCACCCACAGTTCCCTCACTGGGAGAGACACCGCTCTGATGATGTCTCGCTGGTCAGAAAAGATGGAGGCCCTGTATAAGCGTATGAAGGCAGTGTCCTATGAGTGTGTTCACTACTTCAAGGAGCAGGCAAAGGAGGATATtgagaagttcctggagaaaaaggaaAAGTTGAAGAATGATGAAATTGCATCTGGCATTCtgaagaaactggaaaaaaattaTGACTGGCTAAAGTGGTCAGTGATGGTCtctaactcctctgaggagaGCTCCCAGGAGATTCTGGTACGGGGAAACTTCATCTCAGCAAGGCAAGAATGTGGTCTCCATGTGGTGGCATGTTATAATGAAAGCCCGTCCTTCCTTGACAAGAATAAAATTCACCTGCTGATCGGAGACTTAGAGTGGAAGATACCAAATCCACCACCTGATGTGTATGCTAACATTGAAGCCAACCCAGACTACGCCAAGACCTACTTGGCCCAGAGGATGCTGCAGAAGTTGGGGGAAGGTCTAGGAGAAGGGATCACTGTTCATGCTGTCCCTGGCAAACTGGATATGAAATGTAACTTTCCACAAGCAACTTTTGTCCTTCATGAATACAAGCATCGTCTGGCCACTGGCACCGTGTGCATCTTTGGTTGA